The DNA sequence CACTCCTGAAACACTAGGCATCCTCTATATCCTGCCTCATATAGACACTCCTGAAACACTAGGCATCCTCTATATCCTGCCTCATATAGACACTCCTGAAACACTAGGCATTCTCTATATCCTCCCTCATGTAAACACTCTTGAAACACTGGGCATCCTATATATCCTGCCTCAAATAGACACTCCTGAAACACTAGGCATCCTCTATATCCTGCCTCAAATAGACACTCCTGAAACACTAGGCACCCTACAGTATATATCCTGCCTCATATATACAATCCTGAAACACTAGGCATCCTCTATATCCCCTCTCATGTAAACACTCCTGAAACACTAGGCATCCTCTATATCCTGCCTCAAATAGACACTCCTGAAACACTAGGCATCCTACAGTATATATCCTGCCTCATATATACAATCCTGAAACACTAGGCATCCTCTATATCCTGCCTCAAATAGACACTCCTGAAACACTAGGCATCCTACAGTATATATCCTGCCTCATATATACAATCCTGAAACACTAGGCATCCTCTATATCCCCCCTCatgtaaacattcctgaaaCACTAGGCATCCTCTatatcagtggttcccaactacggtcctcaagtacccccaacagtacacattttcattgtagcccaagccaagcacagctgattcaacttgtcaactaattatcaggctctcattaagttgaattgggtgtgcttgtccagggctacaacaaaaatgtgtgctgttgggggtactcgaggaccggagttgggaaccactgctctataTCCTGCCTCATATAGACACTCCTGAAACACTAGGCATCCTCTATATTCTGCCTCATATAGACACTCCTGAAACACTAGCATCCTTTATATCCTCCCTTATATAGACACTCCTGAAACACTAGGCATCGTCTATATTCTGCCTCATATAGACATTCCTGAAACACTAGCATCCTTTATATCCTCCCTCATATAGACACTCCTGAAACATTTGCATCCTTTATATCCTGCCTCATATATACACCTGAAACACTAGGTATCCTCTATATCCTGCCTCATAAAGACACTCCTGAAACACTAGGTATCCTCTATATCCTGCCTCATAAAGACACTCCTGAAACACTAGCATCTTTTATATCCTCCCTCATATAGACACTCCTGAAACACTAGTCCTCCTCTATATCCTACCTCATACAGAGGTATGCAAATGACAGATTCAATGAAGCAGCTGAATATTCCAGCCACAACTCTCTGTTCTCACCCTTGGCTCGACTGTCCCTGCAGTCCTCCCCTCTCTGCCTCACTAGCTGCTGACAAATGCAAATGTGGAGTGTAGCAAACGATGTAGGCTTGTGTCCGACACGTTTCACCCCCTTGGCGTCCCCaccgacgcacacacacacacacacgcgcgcgcgcgcacggtCCCCAGCTACCTCGTCCAGTGTTTCACTAATTAGCCTTGTTGGAGCGCTACGCCTGATCATCCTTGATTTGAGAATGTGCTGCGCCGTGGCTGCCATTGTCTCCACTTGTTAACCCCTAAGTGCGTGGTGTTGTTTGGTCCGGATGGAATTGGCCCGATGTAACTCATGCCCCTTCTCACATAACAGTGATGTGGGAGTGTGAGATTAGCGACAGTAGGGTGAGCTGCGCATGTCTTCGGTGTCCTGTTCTGGGGCCACTGATTAATCCCAGCAGGATGTCACGGTGTCAGCCGGTGTATAAAGAACACTAagaggaataataataataattcatataATCAGATCCTGGTAAAACAGACTGTCCTTTAAAGGGTGGGAGGGGGGTTTAAGCAGAGGATCTGGCTCCCAATTTGTTCTCACTTTGTTCTAGTAATAAGATCCTGGAGACCTCCCCTCTACCAAGCACCGTAATTAACTCCCGGGGATAACCTGTGAAGAgggtctccccccccccctccccctgtaGATTTCTAAcatggtggaggaggtgagaccCATGCAGCCATTCTGCAGAGCATCGTTCCTTAAATTACAAACCTTCCTTGATGTGTGTTTCACAATCAGATTGGAAATGAGGTACATGAATGGAGCAGGGAAATTGGGAGGAGGCTGTGGAACGGAAGTCACATGGTAATGCTAATCCCGAATTATGTTTAGGGGAATCTGAGCTGCATGTATTTATAATTCCTTGTGTTTTTAGCCATGCTGTaagtctttctctgtctcagaGGATCCAACCTAGGGGTGGTTTTCATGAGGGACAGTTTAAACATAGTGTTTTTggtaatttcaattaaatatgcaATGTTATAATAAATTATCTACAACGATTTAgactaaaaactgaaaaaaagaatctgtaACATGACTGATAAATACCTTTGGGAAAAAAGGTTGGAAGGCCGACTTTAGCTTATAGGTTCCTCATATTTAAGACTGTAAAATATCTTTAAATGTCATGACATTTTTAGCTTCCTctttccttgtttttctttaaccATGACATCTCAAATTCCTTTTATTTAAGTATTAAAAAAGTGGCTCCATTGATTTTAGACCACATCCTTGGTGTGCTTCCCTGATGTGTGCTTCCCTGATGTGCGCTTTCCTGATGTGCGCTTTCCTGATGTGCGCTTCCCTGATGTGTGCTTCCCTGATGTGTGCTTCCCTGAAGTGTGCTTCCCTGAAGTGTGCTTCCCTGATGTGCGCTTCCCTGATGTGCGCTTCCCTGATGTGCGCTTCCCTGATGTGCGCTTCCATGATGTGCGCTTCCCTGAAGTGTGCTTCCCTGATGTGTGCTTCCCTGAAGTGTGCTTCCCTGAAGTGTGCTTCCCTGAAGTGTGCTTCCCTGATGTGCGCTTCCCTGATGTGCGCTTCCCTGATGTGCGCTTCCCTGATGTGTGCTTCCCTAAAGTGTGCTTCTCCAGATGACACTAAGTAATATGACTCATTACAGGCCATCCTCAGGAGACATTCCTGAGTTGTAGTTGGAGGGTTTGTGCTTTTCTTAGAAACCCACTGTCTTAGTCCTTGGGGGTCCTTGGAAAGTACTATAACTATTTTGATTATTAGTCGCTGAGACTTGATGAGGTAGTTcggcagcaggacaatgactcaGGTCATGTCCGTTAGTCGCACCTCGCTCCCTTTCCCATCAGACCTATCTCTCCCAGCAACTCCTTTGGAATGTGGCAATAAAGGTTTCCTGCCATTGTCTTCTGTCAGCATCCATTCTGCTGGTCCGTAACTGATCGCCGTGGTGAGGGTGAACTTTCACCCTTCTCGAGAAGCAGCCAGTTACTGAATGAAGTGCCTTTTCCATCAGCATTATCAGTTCCCCTTTGACTGAGTCAGGATGGGCAAACCTTTTCATTCATCCcctatctttctctgtcctttctTCCAGAAACATGTGAAGACCCTGGTGACGATACAAGTTTCCACCTCGCCTTTgagaagaaaaagaggaaggTAGCCTCGCCTCCTTCccactcctccttctcctcctcctcctcctcgtcgtcCTCCTGTTTAGTCTGCCGTTCCCTCACTGCCACGCCCCTAGAGACATGGAGGGTCGGCGGTCGTGGCGGGTCACTCGATACAGCGGCAGGACCTCCCCGGCGGGCCCTTGTCGTGGAGCCGTGCCGGCCATGCTGGCTCTGTGGCTGTTAGCTGTCGCCACCACGGTGTGCCAAAGCCAGACCACCTTCAGCAGCCTCCACCCAGAGCGCCGAGAGTGGGCCTTCAACCACCTGACGGTTCACCAGAAAACGGGGGCGCTCTACATCGGAGCGGTCAACCGCATCTACAAGGTCTCAGCTAACCTGACCCTCTTGGTGTCGCACAACACGGGCCCTGCGGACGACAACAAGGCCTGCTACCCGCCGCTCATCGTCCAGCCCTGCACCGAACCCCTGACCTCTACCAACAACGTCAACAAGCTGCTCCTCATAGACTACAGCCAGAACCGTCTGCTGGCCTGTGGGAGCCTCTACCAGGGAGTGTGCAAGCTGCTGCGCCTGGATGACCTATTCATCCTGGTGGAACCGTCTCATAAGAAAGAGCACTACCTCTCCAGCGTCAACCAGACGGGCACCATGTATGGGGTGATCGTGCCTTCCCAGGGCCAGGATGGTACTCTCTTCATCGGGACAGCGGTTGATGGTAAGCAGGACTACTTCCCCACCATCTCCAGCCGCAAACTCCCCCGGGACCCGGAGTCCTCAGCCATGCTGGACTACGAGCTCCACACAGACTTTGTCTCATCCCTGATAAAGATCCCATCGGACACCCTGGCCCTGGTGTCCCACTTTGACATCTACTACGTTTACGGCTTTGCCAGCGGCTCCTTCGTCTACTTCCTGACCGTCCAGCCCGAGACCCCGGAGAACAGCATGTCGTCCGGTGGCTCATCCAATGACCTCTTCTACACCTCGCGCATCGTCCGTCTCTGCAAGGACGACCACAAGTTCCATTCGTACGTGTCCTTGCCCGTGGGCTGCGTGAGGAACGGTGTGGAGTACCGTCTCCTGCAGGCCGCCTATCTGTCCAAGCCAGGCCGCGTGCTGGCCGCCTCACTCAACATCAGCGCCACGGACGACGTGCTCTTCACCGTGTTCTCGAAAGGCCAGAAACAGTACCACAGGCCGCCAGATGATTCGGCGCTTTGTGTGTTCACCATAAAGGACATCAACGCCCGCATCAAGGAGCGCCTTCAGTCCTGCTACCAGGGAGAGGGCAACCTGGAGCTCAACTGGCTGCTGGGCAAAGACGTGCAGTGCACTAAAGCGGTGAGCCACACAGGAGACACCTGcacacacgcagaaacacacactgataGGACAGAATGTTATacaagtacagacacacacacacacacactgtatatggTGCATCTCTGATCATCCCCCAGTGCCTAATATGGGTGACTTAGCATCATGGTCCGTCGTCACAAACAAATGACAGCACCTCTACTCTCATCTCGCCCCACTTTTCAAGGCCAAGACCGTTGTCGACATTAGTGAAACGTATTCCGTGTATTTGTCTGTCCGCGCCTCAGCTGAAAGTAACAAATAGATTTACGTGAATCAGTTTGCTCCCTTTCTTTGGGACATTAGTTTAGCCTTGGTTCAAAATTAAAAGCCAGCTGaataattcattacattttacatttacccCTGGCCGCTGAGGTTAGCACTGGTAATagcttacagagccactccttagcaGATCTCAGCTCTAATAGCCTGGCTAACATTTCATTCCTTGTCACTCCATGTTTGGCATAATAAGGCTCATTTCAAGGAGTGTAATGTTAGCACAAAACAGATTTGGATGTTTCCtaaatacattaaacaacagGCAAACCAACTACCCTAGGAACTACGGGGTTAAGACTTCAGAAAGACAATCGGCTGTGGATGcatacacaaataaaaacaacaaacaaggcAATCAAGATAACTGCCTTTGACTGCTCTAGTTTGCAGGGCTGCGACTCGACTTCCCGTTATCAGATTATTCTCACACTACATGTAATTAGACATAATTGTTTTGCAGCTCTGATGGGGGGGGAGCAGACATTAAAGACTATCTGAATGACGGACACAATTTAAGGAGGGGGTTTGTTTTCTTTGGCAACCATCAAAGTGATAATATCCAAATAAACATGCTTTTCCCTGGTAGGAGGGGGGTGCGATTGAGAGCGAAAGGCACAAGAAAAcaccagagggaaagagagcgaGTGCGTGCAAGCTCAGCTTGTGTTAGCGTGGCAGCAGCTAAATCACATGGCGTCCAGGACCCTCAGTAATTCTGGTCGTGTAATGCCAGGCCAGATATCTGCTGCAACATCTTGCCGGGCACAGTCAGGTTTCTTCATTTTAATTCAGTCCTGTGAGCCCCGTCCTGCCTCCTCCTCTGAGTCTTTGTTCTTTAATTGCTAA is a window from the Esox lucius isolate fEsoLuc1 chromosome 12, fEsoLuc1.pri, whole genome shotgun sequence genome containing:
- the plxna2 gene encoding plexin-A2 isoform X2, encoding MEGRRSWRVTRYSGRTSPAGPCRGAVPAMLALWLLAVATTVCQSQTTFSSLHPERREWAFNHLTVHQKTGALYIGAVNRIYKVSANLTLLVSHNTGPADDNKACYPPLIVQPCTEPLTSTNNVNKLLLIDYSQNRLLACGSLYQGVCKLLRLDDLFILVEPSHKKEHYLSSVNQTGTMYGVIVPSQGQDGTLFIGTAVDGKQDYFPTISSRKLPRDPESSAMLDYELHTDFVSSLIKIPSDTLALVSHFDIYYVYGFASGSFVYFLTVQPETPENSMSSGGSSNDLFYTSRIVRLCKDDHKFHSYVSLPVGCVRNGVEYRLLQAAYLSKPGRVLAASLNISATDDVLFTVFSKGQKQYHRPPDDSALCVFTIKDINARIKERLQSCYQGEGNLELNWLLGKDVQCTKAPVPIDDSFCGLDINQPLGGSQLVTGHTLYTETRDRMTSVTSYVYNGYCVAFVGTRSGRLKKIRVDGPPNGGAQYEMVQVIKDGSPILRDMAFSLDRNYLYVMSERQVTQVPIESCDQYGTCGECLSSGDPHCGWCVLHNMCSQRDRCEGAEEPYRFAAALFQCVKATVFPNSIAVSEPSVPLLVNVSDVPDLSAGITCSFGNLTEVDGQVSGNQILCVSPAAKDVPLIPADQDWSGVELRLNSKETGQMIISTEVKFYNCSVHQLGLNPRHLGAVIMVRSWLCWMAWPAVLMT